The following DNA comes from Coleofasciculus sp. FACHB-1120.
TCACCAACTCTTGTGTCGGATCGCCCAAAGTCAACAGGTCATTCCCGATATTGACTCCATTCCCATTCTTGACCATGATGTTGAGAACTTTTCCTTGAATGGGCGCAGTGACGATGTTGTTTTGGAGTTGCTGCTGAAGATTTTTGATTTCCAGCACCTTCATCTGGATGTCCCGACTGGTGGTAGCGACTTCTAATTGTGCCTGTCGCAGTTCAGTTTGTGCAGTCGCCACTTTGTCTAAGATTTCTTGCTGGTCCGTTTGACGCTGCTGCTGAAGGTTCTGGAGTTCCAGGCTACTCGTACTCGCTTCTAACTGAGCGTCCCGGAGAGCAGATTGGGCGTTGCGGACGTTTTCTTGTTGGTCTTGGAGTTCTTTACCTGGAATAAAGCCCTTTTCAGCTAGCGCTTGCAGCTGTTTGAGTTCCTGTTGGGCAGCAATTAGCTTTTCCTGAGCTTCCGCAATCTTCTGCTGATTGCGTTTGATACTGAGTTCCTGTTTCCGAATCGCCGCCTGCTGATTGGCACGATTTTGGAGTTCTCGTCGGGCAGTTGTTAGCCTTTCCTGAGCTTCTAAAACTTTCTGGCGACTGCGTGCTAAGGTGAGTTCCTGTTTCGTAATCTCCAACTGCTGGGCATCGAGGCTCGTTTCTTGCTTGGTGTCGCGCAGAACGATCAGTTTTTGACCAGCTTGAACGCGATCGCCAAGTTGCACTAACACCCGTTCCACAGCGCTTTCTGCGGGAGATTTCAGGGTTTGCTGACCGCCCAATTCAACCACGCCACTTTCATTGATCGTGTTCTCAACGGTGCCTCGCTCTACTTTTACCAAACGCACCGCCACTGGGTCGCCGGAGCGATTTAGCAGCAACCCATAAACTAGCCAGCCCCCAACGCTTGCTACTGCTAGACCGGCTGACCAAGCTAACCATTTGACTCCAGCCTTGAATTCCGGTTTCCCCAGTTTTTCAATTCCCAACACTT
Coding sequences within:
- a CDS encoding HlyD family efflux transporter periplasmic adaptor subunit; amino-acid sequence: MIQLTTANWTGKVLGIEKLGKPEFKAGVKWLAWSAGLAVASVGGWLVYGLLLNRSGDPVAVRLVKVERGTVENTINESGVVELGGQQTLKSPAESAVERVLVQLGDRVQAGQKLIVLRDTKQETSLDAQQLEITKQELTLARSRQKVLEAQERLTTARRELQNRANQQAAIRKQELSIKRNQQKIAEAQEKLIAAQQELKQLQALAEKGFIPGKELQDQQENVRNAQSALRDAQLEASTSSLELQNLQQQRQTDQQEILDKVATAQTELRQAQLEVATTSRDIQMKVLEIKNLQQQLQNNIVTAPIQGKVLNIMVKNGNGVNIGNDLLTLGDPTQELVKLNLSTLNAAKVKSNQRVRISVIGPDAKKFTGRVQSLYPQAIASTSGSSEQESQSGQATVPATVKLDQPTRRLIPSSQVSVEIILQQRQNVVVLNTEAIQRSAPKPFVWVRDSSSKAQKREVSLGLEGLTTVEVTAGLQAGDAVVLPPPDVSLEPGTPVVVQDKLKMKNKKS